A stretch of Blastocatellia bacterium DNA encodes these proteins:
- a CDS encoding sigma-54-dependent Fis family transcriptional regulator, with the protein MRGWKRSNCKKEIHKLSHRSKENFVAVNCGALTESLLETELFGHIKGAFTGAQSDKTGLFVEANKGTIFLDEITETSLAFQSKLLRVLQEGEVLAVGASKPKKIDVRVIAASNQNIDLLVEEKLFRLDLLYRLRVVELVVAPLRERKGDISLLIEYFLNKQKSKNQRQIEISEEAIECLSNYHWPGNVRQLGHVIEKLVVLAKHSKILLDDLPKEIKEMPISSVSNKDEKENHLVQIVY; encoded by the coding sequence ATCAGGGGTTGGAAAAGAAGTAATTGCAAAAAGGAAATTCATAAATTAAGCCACCGCTCTAAAGAAAACTTTGTTGCTGTAAATTGTGGTGCTTTAACAGAATCTTTACTTGAAACTGAACTTTTTGGACATATCAAAGGTGCCTTTACTGGCGCACAGTCTGATAAAACAGGACTTTTTGTTGAAGCAAACAAAGGAACTATATTTTTAGATGAAATTACTGAAACTAGCCTAGCTTTTCAATCAAAATTACTGCGTGTTTTACAGGAAGGAGAAGTTTTGGCTGTAGGAGCATCAAAACCTAAAAAAATTGATGTTAGAGTTATTGCTGCTAGTAATCAAAATATAGATCTTCTGGTTGAAGAAAAACTATTTAGACTAGATCTTCTTTATCGCCTTAGGGTTGTAGAACTAGTAGTTGCTCCTTTAAGAGAACGAAAAGGGGATATTTCTTTACTAATAGAGTATTTTCTTAATAAGCAAAAAAGTAAAAATCAAAGACAAATTGAAATATCAGAAGAAGCTATTGAATGCTTATCTAATTATCATTGGCCCGGAAATGTTCGTCAATTAGGACATGTTATTGAAAAACTTGTTGTTTTAGCAAAACATTCCAAAATTTTACTCGATGATCTACCTAAAGAAATTAAAGAGATGCCTATCTCATCTGTATCCAATAAAGATGAAAAAGAGAATCACTTAGTGCAAATAGTCTACTAA
- a CDS encoding PilZ domain-containing protein: protein MITSLSCGGCSIESPLAIPVGSVITMQIALLPYYTLEYVEVRYSISKSNTGIQFSDLDPKDRELINDIVSNIAKIEKVFELEYRYRTDTLIDKIDDAVYSLSKPC, encoded by the coding sequence ATGATAACAAGTTTAAGTTGTGGTGGGTGTAGTATAGAAAGTCCTTTAGCAATACCTGTTGGCTCAGTAATAACTATGCAAATAGCTTTACTACCTTACTATACTTTAGAGTATGTGGAGGTACGTTATTCAATATCTAAATCAAATACAGGTATACAGTTTAGTGATTTAGATCCAAAAGATAGAGAGCTTATAAATGATATTGTTTCCAACATTGCCAAAATCGAAAAAGTGTTTGAGCTTGAATACCGTTATCGAACCGACACACTTATAGATAAAATCGATGATGCAGTTTATAGTCTTTCAAAACCTTGCTAA
- a CDS encoding transposase has product MPPYSPELNAIEILWQRIKYLWLPFSAYLSFSHLSSSLDEILSNFGSKYKISFT; this is encoded by the coding sequence TTGCCTCCTTACTCTCCTGAACTCAATGCTATTGAGATTCTTTGGCAACGTATTAAGTATCTTTGGTTGCCTTTTTCTGCTTATCTTTCTTTTTCTCATCTGTCTTCTTCTTTAGATGAAATACTTAGTAATTTTGGCTCAAAATATAAGATCTCTTTTACTTAA
- a CDS encoding response regulator, with translation MNIRLLVVDDSVEILNSLSDFLMEEGYEVLTTSNGVEALELLELTQVSLIITDLMMPKMGGFEFVERCRKTSPFNQIPIM, from the coding sequence ATGAATATAAGATTATTGGTTGTTGACGATTCCGTAGAAATCCTTAATAGTTTATCAGATTTTTTAATGGAAGAAGGATATGAAGTTTTGACAACTTCTAATGGAGTAGAGGCTTTAGAACTACTTGAATTAACTCAAGTTTCATTAATTATTACTGATTTAATGATGCCTAAAATGGGTGGATTTGAGTTTGTAGAACGTTGCCGTAAAACTAGTCCTTTTAATCAAATTCCTATAATGTGA
- a CDS encoding PAS domain S-box protein: MLSQTLDLVADGIVVIDEKQQISIFNHSAREIFGYSEDEILGKSVKLLIPSRFYDVYNSYIEQVSNQTVVSNTKQKFWGCTKLVMSFNRDCNF, from the coding sequence ATATTATCCCAAACTTTAGATTTAGTTGCTGATGGGATTGTTGTCATTGATGAAAAACAACAAATTTCTATTTTTAACCATAGTGCTAGGGAAATATTTGGTTATTCTGAGGATGAAATATTAGGCAAATCAGTAAAACTTTTAATACCAAGTAGATTTTATGATGTTTATAATTCCTATATTGAACAGGTTTCTAACCAAACAGTTGTTTCTAATACAAAGCAAAAATTTTGGGGCTGCACAAAACTGGTAATGAGTTTTAATAGAGATTGCAATTTCTAA
- a CDS encoding sigma-54-dependent Fis family transcriptional regulator, which produces MSQFSYTGKILLVDDDEACLSLIDLVLQEEGFDTVAVNNGKEALRRLEEGDIDLVISDVQMPYIDGDTLLKEIKKRDPKVEVILITAHASLMGAANAINNGAQDYLTKPFSATQLTDIVRKVLDRVNSSAKTEDKQAIISEIESDKLVGNSPIMLELFKQVGKVAKTDSTVLILGESGVGKEVIAKRKFIN; this is translated from the coding sequence ATGAGTCAATTTTCTTATACAGGTAAAATACTATTAGTTGATGATGATGAAGCTTGTTTGTCTTTAATAGATTTAGTTCTTCAAGAAGAGGGATTTGATACAGTTGCAGTTAACAATGGTAAAGAAGCACTAAGAAGATTAGAAGAAGGTGATATAGATTTAGTTATCTCTGATGTACAAATGCCATATATTGATGGAGATACATTACTTAAGGAAATAAAAAAGCGAGATCCTAAAGTAGAAGTTATTCTAATTACTGCACATGCTAGCCTTATGGGTGCAGCTAATGCTATAAATAATGGTGCGCAAGATTATCTAACAAAACCTTTTAGTGCAACACAGCTAACAGATATAGTTAGGAAAGTTTTAGATAGAGTAAACAGTTCAGCAAAAACCGAAGATAAACAAGCAATCATCTCAGAAATAGAAAGCGATAAATTAGTTGGCAATAGTCCTATAATGCTAGAGTTGTTTAAGCAAGTAGGTAAGGTAGCAAAAACTGATTCTACTGTCCTTATTTTAGGTGAATCAGGGGTTGGAAAAGAAGTAATTGCAAAAAGGAAATTCATAAATTAA